The Pseudanabaena sp. PCC 6802 genomic interval CGATCGCCATGGGAATGTTCGTGGTGATTATGTGCATGTTTATGACCATGTCGATGTGTCATAAATTCAAGATCCCAAATGTTGCCAGAGAATCGATAAAGTTCCCCTAGCATTCTAGTCCAGAATCCTTACGAGTTTGGGTATTCTTTCGTATATAAAATGGTTCTCATTCTCAAGTTCTAGCCTCAGAACCCATCAATGACCTATCGCTTGTTTCTCTATAAAGAGCCAAGCGGCATACTAATTCGTTCAGGTTTATTCAGGCTTTTTGCGAACCGAATACTTACCTTTCGCTGTTACGGGCGATCCCTTATTCTCTGCTAAAAGTTTCATGTATTGGTCTATTGCCTTTTCCTTGGAGGGATATTCTGCAATCACGTGAATTTTACGGCTATGGGCCATTTCCATTACTACTTGGGTCAACGTAGAAGTCATAGGTGTTACCGTACCCTTTTTATACAAGAAATAATAGCGACAGAAACTTATATGCAAAAAGATTCCCAAATTTTGCCGATTTCGATCGCATAAACAGCAAAAAATCAGCAAACTAAGTTGGAAAATTTGAGAAGACTACAACAAAAGCTGAAATTCCTTAAGGGCAGGCACGAAGTTACTATTCTCGTGGCTGGAACGACTGAGCTTAATCAAGACAAACCGTTGTAAAGGCAGCAGACCTGCCCACTGTGCTGGGGAAAGTACTGCCCCTACTTCTTGTAATTTTGCCTGCACTTCCGCAGGGATATTTTGCGCGTCTTCCCAGGCAGGCTCAGGATCGATGGTTAGCGGGGTGGCGCGATCGCCAGTACATTCCCGTATCAAATCCTGGAGGAACTGATGGTAGTTTTGCACCTCTGGTTGAGTCTTGCAGGGCATGTCTACTAAAAGTTGGCGCTGGGCGCGGCTAAATTTATGCCATTCTGCTAGTTTGAGCTTGATGCCGCAGGTATCTAACTTAAACCGCACTTGCATTGGAATGCAACGCAGCGATTCCACAAAGTCAGCTTCAAAGTTAAATAGATCGTTCATGTGGTGTGCTGCCAGACCCAACCTGTTAATAACCCTACAACTTTTAAACTAATTTGGGTAGATTTCCCTACTCTAACAAACCTGAGATTCGGGGTTATGATGAGGTCAGATTGTAGGTGTGTTTGCGCATACACTTAGAGTCAACAGTTTTGAACGGTAAGGGCAACTAGTTATGAGATTCTATACGTTTGGCAACGGCGGCGGCAATGAAGATCGATTTGCAGGTCTGCGATTCTGGCTTACCGTATTTTTAGTAATTTGGGGCTTGAGCGCCCTCGGTCTTGGCTGGCTGGTTGATTCGTTGTTTATTTTGATCGCGATCGCTACAGTCGCTCCCATAGTTGCATTCTTTGGCCTCCAGTGGTGGGTGAAGCGCAGCATTATCACTTCAGAATGCCCGGTATGCGGTCATGTTTCCATGGCATCTCGCAACAGCCAGTTTAACTGCCCCAGTTGTGGCGAACTTTTGCAGGTGGAGAAGCAAAAGTTCGTACGATTTACGCCACCAGGGACGATTGACGTAGAGGTACAGGCAGTTGATTAGTTGGGTGATGGGTGATGGGCGATGGGTAATGGGCGATGGGCGATGGGCGATGGGTGATGGGTGATGGGTAATGGGCGATGGGTGATGGGTGATGGGCGATAACGCAGGGGTTTCGCATTTGTCCGACCATCTTTGCATCAAACCCAAGCATTAGTGACAAATGCTAAACCCTTACTTACCGTTCGTTCCATACCGTTTGCCATCCCCATACCGTTCGTTCCATACTGTTTGCCATCCCCATACCGTTCGTTTCATACCATTTGCCATCCCCATACCGTTCGTTCCATACCAGCCGATCGCTGACAGCTATTTATTCCCTACCGTAAAAGAAGCGTGGATATCTATTGCACCCGTCCTGGCTGCCCTAAGCCGCTTAACTCGTTTGCCGATCTCGATACTAGCGGCACGATTAAAACTATTACGCAAAAGTTTTGTACTAGCTGTGGTATGCCACTCATCCTCGGCGGTCGGTATATTACAGAGAAACCTCTAGCCAGGGGTGGGTTTGGCGCAACTTTTACCGCAGTCGATCGCTACACGCCTTCGATGCGGCGCTGCGTGGTGAAGCAACTGTTGCCGATCGGGTTAAATCCCAAGCAAATGCAATTTGCCAAAGAATTATTCGAGCGTGAAGGTACAGTACTGGATCGGTTGGGCGGGCACCCCCAAATTCCTGACTTACTAGCTTTTTTTGAGGTGCAAGCACCATCGCGCAGTCCCGCCAATCCCGATCAGTTTTTTTATCTGGTACAGGAATTTATTGACGGGCTGACATTAGAGCAGGTAGTAGAGCAGCACGGCGCACTGAAAGAAGACGAAGTATTGGAGATTATGACTAGCCTGCTTCCTGTTTTGCAGTTCGTCCATGAAAGCAACTCTATTCACCGCGATATCAAACCCTCGAATATTATGGTGCGCCCGCAGGATGGCAGATATTTCCTGCTTGATTTTGGAGCGGTGAAGTTGGTGACCGCAGCAGCGGCAGGGCAGAAATCTACAGGTATCTTTACCCCAGGGTTCGCGGCACCGGAACAAATGCGGAGCGATGCAGTTTTTCCTTCTACCGACTTGTATGCATTTGCAGTCACCTGCATTTATCTGCTCACGGCCATGCAACCTGAGGATCTATTCGATCCGGCCACGAATAGCTGGAACTGGCGATCGCATGTAGTTGTAAGTTCGCAACTTGCCAATATCTTAAATAAGATGTTAGCCAATGCCCCCAGCGATCGCTTCAGTTCGGCAGCGGAAGTATTAGCTGTCCTAACTGGCTCTCAGCAAGCAGTTTCACCTACTCCATCTAAACCAATTGCCCCCACAGCCCCCTCTACTCCTCCAATTTCCATCATCCCCTCTAACCCCCAACCAACCCCCAACCCCCAACCCCCAGCCCCCGTCGCTCGCCAGGTACCGCATCCTCGCCCAGTTCGGCCTCCATCGCCACCCTTGGTTTTACCACCTCTGGGCAATCAGCTATTCGCTGCTTTTCTGATGGGATTTGAGGGAATGGCATTGGGGATTATTGCCCATAGCGTCGGCTTAGCTTTAATCGGCCCATTTAGCTATGCCATCCTGGCTGGAGTAATGCTGGCATTTCTGTGGCTGCGCTCCAGTCAGATTATGGATAACAAGGATTTGCTATTTCTAGTTGGGATCACCGCACTTTTGTTGTGGCTGAGTAAGATATTTCTCAACTGGGCAACCCCACCTTTACCAGATATGTTTCTATTAGCTGCGATCGCGGGGTTTGCTACAGTAGCGATTATTACTTTATTCCGTCTGGTCTACCAGACCATCTACAGTCTGCTGTGAGCATGTCGAAGCGAGTTAATAGTTACAGGCTTAATCTTCTACCTATCTCCCAAATGCCGATTGTTTTATCTTTACTGGTAGTTGCGAGAGAGAAACCCCGATCGGGGGCGATCGCCCTAACTGCTAGATCGAAAATAGAATCCTGGTGACCTTCTAATACAGCCAATTCCTCGCCAGTTTCAATATCCCAAAGTTTTAT includes:
- a CDS encoding nitrate reductase associated protein yields the protein MNDLFNFEADFVESLRCIPMQVRFKLDTCGIKLKLAEWHKFSRAQRQLLVDMPCKTQPEVQNYHQFLQDLIRECTGDRATPLTIDPEPAWEDAQNIPAEVQAKLQEVGAVLSPAQWAGLLPLQRFVLIKLSRSSHENSNFVPALKEFQLLL
- a CDS encoding serine/threonine-protein kinase, whose translation is MDIYCTRPGCPKPLNSFADLDTSGTIKTITQKFCTSCGMPLILGGRYITEKPLARGGFGATFTAVDRYTPSMRRCVVKQLLPIGLNPKQMQFAKELFEREGTVLDRLGGHPQIPDLLAFFEVQAPSRSPANPDQFFYLVQEFIDGLTLEQVVEQHGALKEDEVLEIMTSLLPVLQFVHESNSIHRDIKPSNIMVRPQDGRYFLLDFGAVKLVTAAAAGQKSTGIFTPGFAAPEQMRSDAVFPSTDLYAFAVTCIYLLTAMQPEDLFDPATNSWNWRSHVVVSSQLANILNKMLANAPSDRFSSAAEVLAVLTGSQQAVSPTPSKPIAPTAPSTPPISIIPSNPQPTPNPQPPAPVARQVPHPRPVRPPSPPLVLPPLGNQLFAAFLMGFEGMALGIIAHSVGLALIGPFSYAILAGVMLAFLWLRSSQIMDNKDLLFLVGITALLLWLSKIFLNWATPPLPDMFLLAAIAGFATVAIITLFRLVYQTIYSLL